GAGTGAAGAATAAGCGTTGTTACCACTCACTTGCATATTGCTTGTACCTGCACTAACATAGCGCATGGTGGCTGTATTGGATGGAATTTCATCACGACTACCATCAAGATAGTAGTCTTGGAAACGTTCCATCGTGTAGCCCACCATGACATTGAGGTTGTGAACCTTGTTGAATGTCTTCATGTAAGTGAGCGTGTTGGTCCAGTTCCAATCTACCCAATTTTCCATTTTACGGCTTGCTTTGCTCTTTTCGGCTTGCTCAAGGTTGTCTATGAAGAAGTTCGGGGTATAGTTGTCGCTAAGACGAAAACGTGCATTTACACCGAACTGTGTCCGATAAGTAAGCCCTTCAATAGGACAGATTTGAAGATATGGTGTTGCTAATAGACCGTATTCATCAGAGTGAGCATCGAGTCTGTTCATCGAAGCTACAGGATTCCATTCCTGATTGTTGTTCGAACGGGCGTAGTTGCTATAGGGATTTGAGGTCCATGTGCTTTGCTCTCGCATGACAGGAGTAGTTGGATCCATGGCCATGATAGCTCCCATTAGATTTGGTGTGTCTATCCAATTCTCGTATTTTGGAGTGAAGTCTACGCCTGCTCTTACAATGTTATTAAACTTGTATTCCATAGAGAAGCGGGCAGTAAGTTTCTGCCATTCCCCCACTTTATACTGTGAGTTCTGACGGAAATAGCCGATACTTGCAGAATAAAGCAGTTTGTCATTACCACCTGTAAAGTCGACATTATAGTTCTGTTGAAGGGCTACATTGCGCAGTGTCTCATCCCACCAATCAGTACCTTGAGCGTCGGTGATATTTTCAATGCCATGATAATTTGCCGTTTGACCATCGTTGGTATAGCGGGTTTTGAATACCTTTTCAAATTCTGAGGCTTTTGCAATATCAGGCTTGCTCAGTGTCTGAAAACCTATTGTTGCAGATGCCGTGAACTTGGTTTCGCCCTTTGCTCCCTTCTTGGTGGTAATCAAAACGACACCGTTACTGGCACGTGTTCCATAGATAGCTGCCGCAGAAGCATCTTTCAATACCTGCATACTCTCAATGTCATTTTGGTTAAGAAAGTTGATATTCGTACCTACAGGCATGCCGTCAACAACGTAAAGAGGATCAGAACCATTAATCGTGCTGACACCACGAATAATAACACGAGGTGAAGCTCCAGGCGCTCCGGAGTTGCTAATCTGCACACCGTTGACCTGACCTTGCAGGGCATTCATCACATTACCTGTGCTCAGCTTCTCTAATTTGTCACCTTTTATAGCAGAAATACTGCTGGTGAGGTCGCCTTTTTTCACTGCACCGTAACCGATAACGACCACTTCGTTCAGGTCAGAGACAGCGTCTTTTAGCGTAATGTTCAGCGATGTGCGGCCGCCGAGAGCAATCTTTTGAGTGTTATACCCCACCATAGTAACTTCAATGGTGGCATTCTTATCGGCTGTTATAGCAAAGTTTCCGTCAATATCGGTAACTGCTCCGATAGATGTACCAGGTACTTTGACATAAGCACCAATCAGTGGTTCGTTGTCAGCAGAGGACATTACCTTGCCCGTAATCTTTACACTTTGAGCATGAAGGCTAAGTGCAAAGAGACTAACCAATAATATAAAGAAAGATCTTTTCATAAATTATAAACTGTGTTATTAGGTGTTTCGTTTTATTTCACGAGTGTGATACGGCTGCGCAGCAGGGCATAGTCGAACTCGAAGAGATAGGTTCCATCTTGTTTTGCAATAACGGCTTTCATGTTGTCACCGCCGTTCAGGACGTTTTTCTCATTCATTCCAGAGTTGTCAAAACGCCAGTATGGTTCGGGCCACCAGCCCCACCAGTGTGTCTGGGTAATGGTGAAGGCTATCTTTGTGCCTTTCTTGAGCTTCATTTCTGCATAGAGACGATAAGGATTGCCCTTGTCCTGCTTCAGTAAGAAGACGCCTGTGTTAGGATTAGTCACCCAATTCCCTACACCTGGAAGCCCTTCTCCTGCTAAACAAATCTGTGCCGGTTGTTCACCGGAACCGTCACCAAAGTCAACTTTCTTGCTGCCATCAAGCACCATGCTCGCTGTTGTTGGTGTCCAAGAATGGATGTCATAGTCTCCCGTAACGGTGTTGAAAGTAATCTCAATATAGCCCGTCTTGTCGAGAATGATAGGTTTTGCTACTGAAGGATTACTGGTCAGCAGTCCTGTTGCCGGGTCTTCACCGAAGCAGATAGGTTGGAAATCAGTCTTTTGTGGAATGAAACGGATAGGTGTTCCGACCTTACTATTATAATAATGTGCTTTATACTGATACTTTCCTGTGTGCTCAATGAGCATGGGAACACCATAGAGTGCAGTGCTGAGGTCGGCTGCATCATTCACATCGGCAAGGTAGAGTTTCTCGAAATCGGGTAGGTCACTCACCTTGATTTTGCTTGTTGTCGTAGTGGTATTACCCTCAGCATCTCCCACGGTAAGCGTCATGTCATAGCTTGCTTCATTTGCAGGAATATTGTATTCCTTCTGCAACTGATAGCTTTTTCCACTTATAGGAATGCTGTCATGAATGCTGAGTCCGGGAATAGAAACAAGGATGTAGCCCAAGTTCTTGTTGTCACTGACAGTGGTGTTTAACGACAACTTAGGATTTTGCAGCAGTACGGTCAGTTCTGAAGAAGGTACCGAAGTGAAGACCGGATTACTGAAGTCGCCGTTTGTGGTGACAGTCACGGTCTGCGTGGTAGTTCTTCCTCCCACGTCTTCTACGGTGATTTCAATGGGGAACGTGTCGTTTTCGCTCCATGCTTCATTGCCTGGATAGGCATAGCTGAGCTGGTATTCATGGAGCAAGGTGTCGGGATAGTAGGTCAGAAAGTCAATCGTCTTGTCGAGATAAAGGCTTTTGTTGACCAATCTGATAGATTTCAATCCGTCGGCATCATTAGCCACTCCCTTGATTGTGAAGCTGCGTCCGGGTTCGGTTTTAATACTTGTGGGATTTAATGTTAATGTTGGTGCTTTGCCGTCAACAGTAGGATAGTCGTCATCACTGCTGCAAGAGGTGAGACAAAGACCGGCAAATACCGTCAACATTGTTAGCAAAAGCCAACGTACACGAAATTTTGTTGTCATAGATAATAGGTTTGTTTTGATGGTTTATGTTATTATCTGCAAATTTAATCTTTTGTAACATATTTGCTATTCTCTAATCGTTCAAAATGATGTTCAAATCGTTCAATGGTGTATTTGAGTATCTTTTTGAACGTTTTCTTCTGTTCCAAGTGTAAAATAGATTATGTTGAACTTTTGTAGTTTGTGTCATTTTACCTCGTGATTTGACTCAGATTGCGTTATAACTTGACGCAGATTACGTCGTCATTTGACTCAGATTACAGCGTGATATGACGCAAATGAGAAACAAGAGTGAATGCCGTGGTGTTTCACTCTTTCTTTAGAGCAGGATTGAGGACAGGCTTTTTGCATGTATATCTGTTTTATTCTATGCTTGTTTTCATAAAAAAGTCATACCTTTGTTGCGCAATCCAATCTTCTATGATGAAAAGAACAATCTTATTTACCCTGTTGGTTTCATGCTTTTGGACTCACGCTTTGGCCCAGCGTTTCATGGTGAAATCACTTGATGTGACCAACGGACTCTCAAGCGACTACGTGATGCAGATGGCCATGGACAAGTATGGTTTCATCTGGGTTGCCACAGAAGAGGGGTTGAACCGCTTTGACGGATCGCGCTTTTTCAGTTATTATCATGTGAAAGATCGCAACAGCATCACGGCAAACGAATTGAACTGTCTGCTTGATGACCCACAGGAAAACAAGATGTGGATAGGGACTCAGCGTGAAGGACTTAATGTCTTCGACTACGACCGCGATGAGTTTTCATGCTATCAGCATCGTGCCAACGATCCTCATAGCCTTATCACAAACGACATTACTTCGCTATCGTTGGCCAAAGATAATAACCTTTGGCTCACAACTTATTGGGCAGGACTCGAATATTTCGACCGAAAAAGAGAGCGTTTCCACCATTTCAATCAGAAAACCGTACGAGGACTGGTTTCCAATCAGATGTGGACAGCTTTCGATGCAGGTAACGGAATGGTCTATGTGGGGCATGTGTATGATGGCCTTTCTGTCATTGATGTGAAGAGCCGTGCAGCCTATAATTATCGGCATGATGACCGAAATCCGCAGAGCATATCGGGCAATGAGGTGCATTGTGTCTTTCGGAGTGCAAACGGATTGATATGGGTGGGCACCAATAAGGGACTCGATCTTTTCGATCCGCTGCAGGGAAAATTCCACCATGTTGCCGATCCTCGTGGCACCACACGTCCCGTTTTCCAGATAAAGCAGATGTCGGACGGACGACTTTGGTTGGCTACCGAGTTGGGTGGTGTGGTCATTGTAGACATTCGCCAGTCGCTCGGTCAGTCGTTTGGAAACTTCAAGTTTGACTATATTTCAGAAGGAGAGGGTAACGGACATCTTGGTGGAAGCAGTGTGCGCTGCATGCTTGAAGACAGTTATCACAATGTGTGGTTAGGTCTTTATGGGGCCGGTATCGACTTCATCAGCCGAGAACAGCCTTTGTTTAAATTGGTCACTTACGGTCAGGTAGACCCTGTTTATCATCTTTCTACAAAGTCGGTAATGGGGCTGGCGGTTGATCATCACGGCTTGTTATGGGCAGGAACGGATGGTGACGGCCTGAACTTGTTTGATAAAGACATGGCGCGTGTGGCTGCTCCGATAGAACTTCCCGGTCGTTCGATACAGACAATCCATTGCGACAGCAGAGGAAATATATGGATAGGAGCCTTTTCTGACAATGCCTATGTCAAGAGTTCAGGTGGCAGTATGCGGAAAGTCTTTGATGAAATGCAGGATGTCCGCTGTTTCTTTGAAGACGGAATGCATATGTGGATAGGCACAAGCAAGGGACTTTATGTTGTTGATATCAACACGCAGAAAGTGATAAAGCATTATAATCTGAAGAATAATTTAGTTCGTTCTGTAGTCAAGGATCGTCTGGGACGTATGTGGATAGGTACTTTTGGCAGTGGACTGTTGGTCTATGACAGTCGGATGAGGCTCATCAGACAGCTGACGAAACCCAAGGGCTTCCCATCGAACACAGTGAATGCCGTTATTGCTGACCGACGCGGATGCATTTGGTGTGCTACGGGTGAGGGGCTTGTTTCCTTTCCTAAAGGTGATGTTCGTGCTTTCACTACCTATGCTGCGGCAAGCCGTTTGAACAATCTTCATATTCGGGCTGTTGCAGAAGATGAGCAGGGAAACCTTTGGGTGAGCACGAATAAGGGTATCAGTTGCATGAAACGGGGCAAGGATTATTTCGTCAACTATGACTACCGCGACAATGTAGCCATGGGAAACTACAATCCGGGGAGCGTAGCTGTCAGTGCTTCGGGCATGCTCTATTTCGGCAGTACGAAGGGACTCACCTGCTTTAATCCGCGGAATGTACTGGTCAGGCGACAGGCCCCGGAGGTGTTTGTGACTGCTGTGGATATCCCGTATGATGCAACTTTCATGAAAGACAGTACGCTGAACCTCATTGGAAAGCAGGAGGTAAGTCTGCAAAGTGACGAAAACACATTTACCGTACATTTCAATGTGCGCAACTATGCCTTGCTCGGGCGCATTGAATATGGCTATCGGCTCGTAGGATTGCAGAGCGAATGGCAGATTACGGAAGATAATAATATCACGTTCAGCGACCTTCCATATGGCAGCTATCGCCTTGAGGTGAAATGCCGATTGCACAATCAGGAGTGGGGACAGCAGTTGACTTCGTTAGAATTGACCGTCAATCCACCGCTTTGGCTCACATGGTGGGCAAAGCTCGTTTATGCGATGTTGGCGCTTATTCTTCTGTTCTTGGGCTTTCGTTTCTATATGCGGAAAATGCGACTCGAATATCTGCTTGCAGCCGAAAAGAAGAAACATGAGCATGAACAGGAACTCAATGATGAGCGTCTGCGCTTCTTTACGAACATCACACATGAACTCCGAACGCCGCTGACTCTGATTATCGGCCCTCTCGAAGACTTTGCCCGAAACAGCGAACTTAGCGATGGAATGCGGCATAAACTGCAAGTGATTGGCAACAGTGCACATCGATTACAGAAACTCATTGGTCAGATCCTGGAATTCAGGAAAACAGAGACTGACAACCGAAGGCTCTGTGTTGTCAGAGATGATATCGTCAGAACGGTGCATGAAGTGGAACTGAAATACGAGGAGTTGAATAGAAAGAATGCTGTGAAAATCCGTTTTGAAGCTCATGATAATTCCATTCTTGTTTATCATGATAAGGAGGTTGTAAACATCATTGTAGACAACTTGGTGTCGAATGCCATAAAATATACCGATCAAGGACGTATCACAGTGTCAGTAGATCGCGTGGAAACAGAGGGGAAGAAATATGTAGAAATTGGGGTTCATGACACTGGACACGGTATTTCGAAAGCTGCCTTGCCCCGCATCTTTGACCGTTTCTATCAGGAGAACGGTGCTCATCAAGCTTCAGGAACGGGCATAGGATTGGCTTTGGTGAAGAACCTTGTGGCCTTGCATGAAGCAGAGATCCTTGTGGATAGTGAAGTTGATAAAGGTTCTTCGTTTATCGTGCGTCTTCAGGAAGATGAAGTTTATCCGAATGCTTTGCATGGTGAAGTGCAGAAAGCGCCTCTTTCGGATGTTGAACCGAAAGAGGTTGCACAGCATGACGGGCGCGAAATCCTGCTTGTCGTTGAGGATAATCCTGACATCAGAACTTATATTGCCGATGTGTTTGCCAATGATTTCGATGTAAGGCAAGCTGCTGATGGGCAAGAGGGATTGCAGATGGCGTTGGAGATTATCCCTGATATGATTATTTCTGACGTCATGATGCCGAATATGGATGGTAACGAACTCTGTCGAAAAGTAAAGGAAAACGTGCGTACAAGTCATGTGCCAATCATCCTGCTTACGGCAAAAGACGGCAATGAGGCAAAGGAAGAAGGCTATGAGTCGGGGGCCGATTCTTACTTGACGAAGCCTTTCAGCAGTTCTTTATTAAGGACTCGTGTGCATAATTTGGTTGAGCAGCGGCAACGGCTGTTGGCTGTTTTCCGTGCTAAACCTGTAGCCGGGACTGACAGCCTGCAACAGAAACATGAACTTCTGATGCAGGCGATGGGAGAGAAAGACCGCGCTTTCCTTGACCGATTGAACCGACTGCTCGATGAGCACATCGGCGATGACCTTGATATCAGTCTTCTGACAGATGCTCTTAACATGAGCACTTCAACGCTTTATCGCAAGATGAAAGGTCTCACGGGAATTGGTACAAACGAGTATATCCGTCATTACCGAATGGAATATGCCGAACGTTTACTGCTCAATGAGAACTGTTCGGTAAGCGATGCAGCTTTCCGCGTTGGCATGAACAGTGTGAGTTATTTCCGAAAGAGTTTCAAGGAAGTGTTTGGAGACTACCCGACAGCGTATCTGAAGAAAATTAAAAAAGCCCCTCCGTTGAGTTGAAAACAAAAAGGAGAGACTGGAGTAAAGGGGCGTTTAGTCCTTCAGCGAATAGGTCACGGTGGTCACCACTCTCACTTTCTTGATATAAGGAGTGTTTGAATCGCGGTCTTCAATACTGAATTGGCCTTGGTCTGCACTCACGATTTTATCGAGTTTTGAATGGCTGTTCTTGGCAAATTGCTGCGCTGTAGTCTCTGCATTGGCGATAGCTTCCTGCATCATGCGGGGCTTCATGGCTTTGAACGAAACATATTCGTAGCTGATGTTGGTGTCGTAGTCGCCTGCAACAATGGCGATGCCCTGCTTCAACAGTTCGCCTTGACGCGCAATAATACCTCTTACGAGGTTCACATTGCGCGATGTAACCGTGATGACCAATGTTACATTATAGCGGTAGGGACGGTCGTTACTCGAATACTGTTCGGCGCTGAGGTCTATTACTTTTGGGGCATTGACCGTGATTTCTTCAGACCGTATACCATGACCGATGAGGAATTTCTTGATTTTCTGCTGTTTCATGGCTATGCGGTTATACAGTTCCGGCAGATCATCGCCAAGTTCTTTCGACACGATAGGCCATGTCACTTTATCTGCTGCAACTTCGCGTTCGGCCAATCCTTTCACACTCACCTTGCGGTCTTTATTAGCATAGTTGTCGATACCGCCTTTGATGAAAAGCCCCAATGCCATGATGCCCAAGGCAAGAATGGCTGCTGAAATAATTTTTGTTTTCATGTGATTGTAATCTTTAAAGATTGAGTTCTGAACTTTAATGTCTATGGTTAGTATGCTATTAAAACGTTGAGGAAGGAGCTTTTAGTATTTGAAGATTGAGATTTGAATATTGATTTTTATAATATGTGTTATTGCAGTGGAAGGATAGTAATCACCAAACTTCAATATTCAAACCTCAAAGTTCAAAGGAAAACATCAGATTCCTTTTGCTTGGTTGGATACATATACGCCCACAAGAATGAGCGCACTGCCCACGTAGGCCATGATTGTCATCGGCTCATCGAGGAATATTGCGCTGGCAATGACTGTCGTTATTGGGTTGAGATAGATGTAGTTGGAGGCTTTCATGGCTCCGATTTTGCGGATAACCCAGCTCCAAAGTGCAAAGCAGACGAATGATGCCACAAAGCCCAAGAAAAGCAGATTGAGCCAGATGGTGGGCTTAAGGAAATCGTGGAAAGGGAATGTCCATGGCTCTATGGCAAACATGGGAAGTATTGTTATGAGTCCATAGAAGAAAACTTTCCGCGTGATGAATACGGCACCATAGCGTGAGGAAGCCCGCTTCATCAGCAGACTATAGACCGCCCAGGCTATAGCAGACAACAAGGCAAGCAGGTCGCCAAGTGGATTGAGGTGGAGAACAAACTGGCCATTGAAGATAACTATGCCCACTCCGGCAAGTGCAATCAATGAACCCAGAACGAGCCGAGTGTCAGCTTTGACGCTTTTCACCATTGCGATAGCCATGCAGGTGGTGATAAGTGGTGCCGTGCAGCCAATGAATGACACGTTCGTTGTATAGCTCAGGGCCACAGCCATGTTTTCGGCTTGGAAGAAAAGTGAACCTCCTGTGATGCCGATAAGCACCATGAGGGCCTCGTCTTTCCAATGATTGCAGAACAAACGACGGGGAGAAATAAACCAAATACAGATGTAGGCAATAAGGAAACGCAAAAAGAATATCTCATGAGGTTTCAGACCTCCCATGATAAGATATTTCGTATTGATGAATGTGCCGCCCCAGCATAGTACGGTGATGATGCCGACAATATGTCCCCAAATCATTTTCTTGTCATTCATTTCTTTGTTGTTTAGATGATAGGTTTATTCTTTACGTTTCCAGATTTTCACAATTTTGTTGCGTATGACCACGAGGTTGCACAGACTTACAAGAACAAGAAGTGCAACGCCCAAGCCGAAAGCCGGGAGCATAGAGCCGTCTTCAATGTCGGGGAAGAGGGTTTCGATGATATCCATATAATAGTTGCGGACAAAGAAAAGCACGAGAAGCGCAATGAGCAGCACGGCAATGTTCAGGATGACAGTCAGCAGCTGATAGGGACGGGCCACCTGCGTGGGCTTATAACCAATGAGCAAGAGATTTTCAAGTTTGCTCGAGTTTTTCTGCACAAGCAGATAGATGCTAAGCATGAGAATATAGAAACTCAAGACAGAGATAATCAGTCCGACAATCATCACCATGGTTACCATCATACGAAGAAAGTAGGTTGTCTTCTCGGTATTCAGCTTGTCGTTCTCGATTTCATAGCCCTTACGGTCGAGATATTTCATAAACTGCCGGTCACCGGGATTGCTCATGTCTATGATCAGGCGTGTGGGGGCATGGACATCTCCTGGTGCATAGACCTCATTACTCCAGTCCATGAACGCTTGGGGGACAAGAATTGAACTCAATCGGTTGGAAAAACCGATGACTTTTCCTTTGAACTGCCCTTCCTTGTTGTGCCCATGAATGAATATCCGGAAGTCAATCATGCCCACAAGTCCCTCGCTGATTTTGGGCAGTGAATGGCTCTGGGCGAACCCAAAGTTATACATGGTCAAGTAAATGCGTGGCAGAATAATCGGCACAGTCCTGTCACCGGGGTTGTATTGCCAGTTGCTCAGTTTCGTGTCTACAAAAGCATTGGGAATGCTTTCGAAGCTGATTTCGCCGTTGTTGAGCACCGAAGTGCCGTTCACGCTCATGTTAGCATCAACCTTGTAGGCTGTTCCCGTGAACTTTCCCACACTGCTGACAAACGGTTGTTGGCTCAAATCATCAATCTCTTCATCCGTGAATGTGTTGCTGCGACCGCTGATAGTACTCGCTGTGCCTATCTTCTTGTTGACAATCAGAAAGTCGCTCTTCATGAAACTGTCTTCAGCGGTGAACACAGGAGCCACATCATTGTAGAACTGATAGCCTAACAGAACAATCAACATGCCGAAAAGATTGGCAAAGAAGAAGCCTGCAAACTGTGGAATGCTGATATGCTGACGCAGTAATTTCCAAACTAAAATCATAGCTTAAACGTCTTTTCGTATTCAAGGTTCATGTGTTTGCCGATGCTGGTCACAATCACTCCGGCTCCTTGCGCCTTGGCTTCGCGCATCATGATGTCGGCCATGATGCCGGCATTGGTGTCGTCAAGGTGGCTGATAGGCTCGTCGACAAGAATGAAATCAAAGGGTTGCACGAGTGCACGAAGCATGGCCACACGTTGCTGTTGACCAAACGACATGTGACCAATTTGGGCATTCAGCTTGTCGCCAATGCCCAACATGTCGAACCATTCCACAATCTGTTCTCGACTCTTGAAGCCTGTTATCTTGTTCTTAATCTCCACATTCTCCAATGCTGTGAGTTCAGGGAAGAGGCGAAGTTCCTGAAAGAGGTGGCTGATGTGGCGCTGGCGCAGCTCTACCCAGTCTCTCACTTTGAAGTTCATCGTGTCGTTTTCATCAAATATCACACGTCCGCTGTAGTCACGGCGATAGCCAATAACATAGCTGCAAAAGGTACTCTTGCCTTTTCCGGAGTCTGCTTCAACGAGGTAAAGATGTCCTTTTTTGAAGATAGCTTCCGTATTCCAGATCTCTGAATTCAGTTGATTGGCAAGCGAAGCAAATACCTTTGGAACAACAGAATTAAATCTTATGGTTTCCAATTTCTCTATTTTAAGGTATAAACAATCGTATTGATATTGCCGAAGACTGGCTTCAGCATTGTAGTTACGGCGCCTGCCTTGCCCTCTGACATGGCAGCCATGTTGATAATCATCACAAGTTTTTGACCTTTCACTTCTTTCTGAATGGCAGCATC
The nucleotide sequence above comes from Segatella oris. Encoded proteins:
- a CDS encoding SusC/RagA family TonB-linked outer membrane protein yields the protein MKRSFFILLVSLFALSLHAQSVKITGKVMSSADNEPLIGAYVKVPGTSIGAVTDIDGNFAITADKNATIEVTMVGYNTQKIALGGRTSLNITLKDAVSDLNEVVVIGYGAVKKGDLTSSISAIKGDKLEKLSTGNVMNALQGQVNGVQISNSGAPGASPRVIIRGVSTINGSDPLYVVDGMPVGTNINFLNQNDIESMQVLKDASAAAIYGTRASNGVVLITTKKGAKGETKFTASATIGFQTLSKPDIAKASEFEKVFKTRYTNDGQTANYHGIENITDAQGTDWWDETLRNVALQQNYNVDFTGGNDKLLYSASIGYFRQNSQYKVGEWQKLTARFSMEYKFNNIVRAGVDFTPKYENWIDTPNLMGAIMAMDPTTPVMREQSTWTSNPYSNYARSNNNQEWNPVASMNRLDAHSDEYGLLATPYLQICPIEGLTYRTQFGVNARFRLSDNYTPNFFIDNLEQAEKSKASRKMENWVDWNWTNTLTYMKTFNKVHNLNVMVGYTMERFQDYYLDGSRDEIPSNTATMRYVSAGTSNMQVSGNNAYSSLISYLGRVMYNYDERYYLTASLRRDGSSKFPTGNKYATFPAVSVAWRITGEEFMKQQHIFDDLKLRLGWGKVGNQNISNSAYTSSIATTRYVFGRDAATAIGSTIGSIGNANVKWETVEDYNIGLDMSLLNNRLKVTADWFTKKSHDMLMKKDNLLILGYPMWNGQMWENIGSMKATGWELGINWQDQVADLNYGVGLNLSSTRNKAINLNGNYIYTGGRNGDFVIRNEEGKLISQFYGYIVDGIFQNKTEVTSYTDEHGTPMQPNAQPGDFRYKDINHDGKINEKDKQYIGNPFPDLMIGLNLNAAYKGFDILAQFYGTLGNDIYNLNRERYFGTNGTNVYAGTLDKAWHGEGTSTEFPRLSVNDSNGNFTKPSTFFVENGSYFRCKLLQIGYTLPKNVIKNVTMRVTLSAQNLFTLTKYTGADPETASMGGVTEAGIDWTGYPNPRTFLIGINMNF
- a CDS encoding DMT family transporter — protein: MNDKKMIWGHIVGIITVLCWGGTFINTKYLIMGGLKPHEIFFLRFLIAYICIWFISPRRLFCNHWKDEALMVLIGITGGSLFFQAENMAVALSYTTNVSFIGCTAPLITTCMAIAMVKSVKADTRLVLGSLIALAGVGIVIFNGQFVLHLNPLGDLLALLSAIAWAVYSLLMKRASSRYGAVFITRKVFFYGLITILPMFAIEPWTFPFHDFLKPTIWLNLLFLGFVASFVCFALWSWVIRKIGAMKASNYIYLNPITTVIASAIFLDEPMTIMAYVGSALILVGVYVSNQAKGI
- a CDS encoding SIMPL domain-containing protein — encoded protein: MKTKIISAAILALGIMALGLFIKGGIDNYANKDRKVSVKGLAEREVAADKVTWPIVSKELGDDLPELYNRIAMKQQKIKKFLIGHGIRSEEITVNAPKVIDLSAEQYSSNDRPYRYNVTLVITVTSRNVNLVRGIIARQGELLKQGIAIVAGDYDTNISYEYVSFKAMKPRMMQEAIANAETTAQQFAKNSHSKLDKIVSADQGQFSIEDRDSNTPYIKKVRVVTTVTYSLKD
- a CDS encoding hybrid sensor histidine kinase/response regulator transcription factor — encoded protein: MMKRTILFTLLVSCFWTHALAQRFMVKSLDVTNGLSSDYVMQMAMDKYGFIWVATEEGLNRFDGSRFFSYYHVKDRNSITANELNCLLDDPQENKMWIGTQREGLNVFDYDRDEFSCYQHRANDPHSLITNDITSLSLAKDNNLWLTTYWAGLEYFDRKRERFHHFNQKTVRGLVSNQMWTAFDAGNGMVYVGHVYDGLSVIDVKSRAAYNYRHDDRNPQSISGNEVHCVFRSANGLIWVGTNKGLDLFDPLQGKFHHVADPRGTTRPVFQIKQMSDGRLWLATELGGVVIVDIRQSLGQSFGNFKFDYISEGEGNGHLGGSSVRCMLEDSYHNVWLGLYGAGIDFISREQPLFKLVTYGQVDPVYHLSTKSVMGLAVDHHGLLWAGTDGDGLNLFDKDMARVAAPIELPGRSIQTIHCDSRGNIWIGAFSDNAYVKSSGGSMRKVFDEMQDVRCFFEDGMHMWIGTSKGLYVVDINTQKVIKHYNLKNNLVRSVVKDRLGRMWIGTFGSGLLVYDSRMRLIRQLTKPKGFPSNTVNAVIADRRGCIWCATGEGLVSFPKGDVRAFTTYAAASRLNNLHIRAVAEDEQGNLWVSTNKGISCMKRGKDYFVNYDYRDNVAMGNYNPGSVAVSASGMLYFGSTKGLTCFNPRNVLVRRQAPEVFVTAVDIPYDATFMKDSTLNLIGKQEVSLQSDENTFTVHFNVRNYALLGRIEYGYRLVGLQSEWQITEDNNITFSDLPYGSYRLEVKCRLHNQEWGQQLTSLELTVNPPLWLTWWAKLVYAMLALILLFLGFRFYMRKMRLEYLLAAEKKKHEHEQELNDERLRFFTNITHELRTPLTLIIGPLEDFARNSELSDGMRHKLQVIGNSAHRLQKLIGQILEFRKTETDNRRLCVVRDDIVRTVHEVELKYEELNRKNAVKIRFEAHDNSILVYHDKEVVNIIVDNLVSNAIKYTDQGRITVSVDRVETEGKKYVEIGVHDTGHGISKAALPRIFDRFYQENGAHQASGTGIGLALVKNLVALHEAEILVDSEVDKGSSFIVRLQEDEVYPNALHGEVQKAPLSDVEPKEVAQHDGREILLVVEDNPDIRTYIADVFANDFDVRQAADGQEGLQMALEIIPDMIISDVMMPNMDGNELCRKVKENVRTSHVPIILLTAKDGNEAKEEGYESGADSYLTKPFSSSLLRTRVHNLVEQRQRLLAVFRAKPVAGTDSLQQKHELLMQAMGEKDRAFLDRLNRLLDEHIGDDLDISLLTDALNMSTSTLYRKMKGLTGIGTNEYIRHYRMEYAERLLLNENCSVSDAAFRVGMNSVSYFRKSFKEVFGDYPTAYLKKIKKAPPLS
- a CDS encoding ATP-binding cassette domain-containing protein, coding for METIRFNSVVPKVFASLANQLNSEIWNTEAIFKKGHLYLVEADSGKGKSTFCSYVIGYRRDYSGRVIFDENDTMNFKVRDWVELRQRHISHLFQELRLFPELTALENVEIKNKITGFKSREQIVEWFDMLGIGDKLNAQIGHMSFGQQQRVAMLRALVQPFDFILVDEPISHLDDTNAGIMADIMMREAKAQGAGVIVTSIGKHMNLEYEKTFKL